The following proteins are co-located in the Streptomyces sp. NBC_00435 genome:
- a CDS encoding HAMP domain-containing sensor histidine kinase gives MRPRLPSWTATLTWKSACFIVVMCCSLAAVLGVLVHVEVTRQTVATAREKALGKLHDASRAYEAGEVLPPESGLDPPGLPDQLRALALSGQRGTVVSDYEGRQLMWAAAPADGKALATAVDYGQSARTISGLDNAIIGSSVLAIGGTLLVGAFAVTRVTRRLHQTATVARRITQGDLDARVGDPRTKDPSRHQDEVATVAAALDTMAGSLQTKLQSEQRFTADVAHELRTPLTGLQAASELLPQGRATELVQERVRTMRQLTEDLLEISRLDSGSGEVETDLHQLGRLANRVVRASGTVTEVVVVRDAHVETDRRRLERVLGNLVTNAHKHGRAPVVVTVDGPVVTVRDHGDGYPEYLVSHGPQRFRTGGGGKGHGLGLTIAVGQAEAIGAELLFRQAADAGGGAEAVLTLVETRVEE, from the coding sequence GTGAGACCCCGGCTGCCCTCGTGGACGGCCACGCTGACCTGGAAGTCCGCCTGTTTCATCGTGGTGATGTGCTGCTCGCTGGCGGCGGTGCTGGGCGTGCTCGTGCACGTGGAGGTGACCCGGCAGACCGTCGCGACGGCCCGGGAGAAGGCGCTCGGCAAGCTGCACGACGCCTCGCGTGCCTACGAGGCTGGCGAGGTGCTGCCGCCCGAGTCCGGACTGGATCCGCCCGGGCTGCCGGACCAGCTGCGGGCGCTGGCCCTGTCCGGGCAGCGCGGGACGGTCGTGTCGGACTACGAGGGCCGGCAGCTGATGTGGGCGGCGGCCCCGGCCGACGGGAAGGCCTTGGCCACCGCGGTCGACTACGGGCAGAGCGCGCGGACGATCAGCGGCCTGGACAACGCGATCATCGGGTCCTCGGTGCTGGCCATCGGCGGGACGCTGCTGGTCGGCGCCTTCGCCGTGACACGGGTGACCCGGCGCCTGCACCAGACGGCGACGGTGGCCCGGCGGATCACCCAGGGCGACCTGGACGCGCGGGTCGGGGACCCGCGGACGAAGGATCCCTCCCGGCACCAGGACGAGGTGGCGACGGTGGCGGCCGCCCTGGACACGATGGCGGGCAGCCTGCAGACCAAACTGCAGAGCGAACAGCGGTTCACGGCGGACGTCGCGCACGAGCTGCGCACCCCGCTCACGGGCCTGCAGGCGGCGTCGGAACTGCTGCCGCAGGGGCGGGCGACGGAGCTGGTGCAGGAACGGGTCCGCACGATGCGGCAGCTGACGGAGGACCTGCTGGAGATCTCCCGGCTCGACTCGGGCAGCGGGGAGGTGGAGACGGACCTGCACCAGCTGGGGCGCCTGGCGAACCGGGTGGTACGGGCCTCGGGGACGGTCACGGAGGTGGTCGTGGTGCGGGACGCGCACGTGGAGACGGACCGGCGGCGGCTGGAGCGGGTGCTGGGGAACCTGGTCACCAACGCCCACAAGCACGGGCGGGCACCGGTGGTGGTGACGGTGGACGGGCCGGTGGTGACGGTACGGGACCACGGCGACGGGTATCCCGAGTACCTCGTGTCGCACGGCCCCCAGCGGTTCCGCACCGGGGGCGGGGGCAAGGGACACGGGCTGGGGCTGACGATCGCGGTGGGGCAGGCGGAAGCCATCGGCGCGGAGCTGCTGTTCCGGCAGGCGGCGGACGCGGGGGGCGGGGCGGAGGCGGTACTGACCCTGGTGGAGACCCGGGTGGAGGAGTGA
- a CDS encoding nuclease-related domain-containing protein — translation MASRGLKVLPSGRPGRGRLYVNLPDGRAVAWYDRRANRISVLADERREEILTVLRPYLTGTVAIGPPPVPTAADLLRLALPPDEDLAPNRPGEELLGELAHGSAGTRARHRLRQELMARQRMGEVLDALAEVEDWRVLHSVGGIADHLIIGPPGIFCLRTVQARRQRAVVGDLLLAVGRTGPTPAPRTARLEAAYAARALSASVTPVLAVVDANRLEVTPTLRDVRVLTPSTTTPFLMNTPTTLKPPDVEALYATARDRRTWQ, via the coding sequence ATGGCTTCGCGGGGACTGAAGGTGCTGCCGAGCGGTCGGCCAGGCCGCGGCCGGCTCTACGTGAACCTGCCCGACGGCCGGGCGGTCGCCTGGTACGACCGGCGGGCCAACCGGATCAGCGTGCTGGCGGACGAGCGCCGGGAGGAGATCCTGACGGTGTTACGCCCGTACCTGACCGGGACCGTCGCGATCGGCCCGCCGCCCGTCCCCACCGCCGCGGACCTGCTCCGCCTGGCACTCCCGCCCGACGAGGACCTGGCGCCGAACCGCCCGGGGGAGGAGCTCCTAGGCGAGCTCGCCCACGGCTCCGCGGGCACCCGCGCCCGCCATCGGCTCCGCCAGGAGCTCATGGCGCGCCAGCGGATGGGCGAGGTACTGGACGCGCTCGCCGAGGTCGAGGACTGGCGGGTCCTGCACTCCGTCGGCGGCATCGCGGACCACCTGATCATCGGCCCGCCGGGGATCTTCTGCCTCCGTACGGTCCAGGCCCGCCGCCAGCGCGCGGTGGTCGGTGACCTCCTCCTCGCGGTGGGCCGTACCGGGCCCACTCCGGCCCCGCGCACGGCCCGCCTCGAGGCGGCGTACGCGGCCCGCGCCCTGTCGGCCTCGGTGACCCCGGTCCTGGCGGTCGTGGACGCCAACCGCCTGGAGGTCACCCCCACGCTCCGCGACGTCAGAGTCCTCACCCCGTCGACCACGACCCCGTTCCTGATGAACACCCCCACCACCCTCAAACCCCCGGACGTGGAAGCCCTCTACGCCACGGCGAGGGACCGCCGCACCTGGCAGTAG
- the ku gene encoding non-homologous end joining protein Ku, producing the protein MRSIWNGAISFGLVSIPIKLVNATESHSISFRQIHMSDGGRVRYRKVCELDGEEVSTAEIGKGYEEADGSIIPITDEDLAQLPIATAKTIEIVSFVPADQIDPLQMDAAYYLAASGGTAAKPYTLLREALKRSRKVAIAKYALRGRERLGMLRVVDDVIAMHGLLWPDEIRTPEGVAPEGTVSVREAELDLADALMATLGDVEMDSLHDDYREAVEAMVAAKAGGSDGAVAAPAASEEAGGQVIDLMAALENSVRAAKASRAGADGADGGDAEVTPIRRKRAGGAAAPKAVGGKKSTASGGRDGAEAGAGGGAGGGAGKKSAAAAAAKKTASAATTAAKKTASAKGSAAKKTASAKGSAAAKASTGTGAAATKKAATPRKRSSA; encoded by the coding sequence GTGCGATCCATATGGAACGGGGCAATCTCCTTCGGCTTGGTCAGCATTCCGATCAAGCTCGTGAACGCCACCGAGAGCCACTCGATCTCCTTCCGCCAGATCCACATGAGCGATGGCGGACGGGTCCGCTACCGCAAGGTCTGCGAGCTGGACGGGGAGGAGGTGTCGACCGCCGAGATCGGGAAGGGCTACGAGGAGGCGGACGGGTCGATCATTCCGATCACCGATGAGGATCTGGCGCAATTGCCGATCGCGACCGCCAAGACCATTGAGATCGTTTCGTTCGTGCCCGCCGATCAGATCGATCCGCTGCAGATGGACGCGGCGTACTACCTCGCGGCGAGCGGGGGGACGGCGGCCAAGCCGTACACGCTGCTGCGGGAGGCGCTGAAGCGGAGCCGGAAGGTCGCCATCGCGAAGTACGCGCTGCGGGGGCGGGAGCGGCTGGGCATGCTGCGGGTCGTCGACGACGTGATCGCGATGCACGGGCTGCTGTGGCCGGACGAGATCCGGACGCCGGAGGGCGTCGCGCCGGAGGGCACGGTGTCCGTGCGGGAGGCCGAACTGGACCTGGCCGATGCGCTGATGGCGACGCTGGGGGACGTGGAGATGGACTCGCTGCACGACGACTACCGCGAGGCGGTGGAGGCGATGGTCGCGGCGAAGGCGGGCGGGTCGGACGGGGCGGTGGCCGCGCCGGCGGCTTCGGAGGAGGCCGGGGGGCAGGTCATCGACCTGATGGCGGCGTTGGAGAACAGTGTGCGGGCGGCGAAGGCGTCTCGGGCGGGGGCGGACGGGGCGGACGGGGGCGATGCGGAGGTTACGCCGATTCGGCGGAAGAGGGCCGGGGGCGCCGCCGCGCCGAAGGCGGTGGGCGGGAAGAAGTCGACCGCGTCGGGGGGTCGGGACGGGGCTGAAGCCGGTGCCGGTGGCGGTGCCGGTGGCGGTGCCGGGAAGAAGTCGGCGGCCGCGGCGGCTGCGAAGAAGACGGCCTCGGCGGCGACCACGGCGGCGAAGAAGACGGCCTCGGCCAAGGGGTCGGCCGCGAAGAAGACCGCCTCGGCCAAGGGGTCGGCCGCGGCCAAGGCCAGTACCGGGACCGGTGCCGCTGCCACGAAGAAAGCCGCGACGCCGCGCAAGCGGTCCTCCGCCTGA
- the ligD gene encoding non-homologous end-joining DNA ligase, producing the protein MTPITMVEGRRIALSNLDKVLYPETGFTKGEVLHYYATVAETLLAHIANRPVSFLRYPDGPDGQLFFTKNPPPGTPDWVKTTPVPRSEDPRAEQVVIADMPTLMWAANLVVEFHTPQWPAGAPALADRLILDLDPGPPATVVECCAAALWLRDRLAADGLHACPKTSGSKGLHLAVPLEPTPSEHVSAYAKTLAQEAERALPDLVVHRMAKALRPGKVFVDHSQNAAAKTTAAPYTLRARALPTVSAPVSWAEIEACLNPSDLVFLADDITPRLARDGDLLAPLLDPGLAGRIP; encoded by the coding sequence ATGACGCCGATCACCATGGTGGAGGGCCGTCGCATCGCGCTCAGTAACCTCGACAAGGTCCTCTACCCGGAGACCGGCTTCACCAAGGGCGAGGTACTGCACTACTACGCCACGGTCGCGGAAACCCTGCTCGCCCACATCGCCAACCGGCCGGTGTCCTTCCTCCGCTATCCCGACGGCCCGGACGGCCAGCTCTTCTTCACGAAGAACCCGCCGCCCGGTACCCCCGACTGGGTGAAAACCACCCCGGTCCCGCGTTCCGAGGACCCCCGGGCCGAACAGGTGGTGATCGCCGACATGCCCACCCTCATGTGGGCCGCCAACCTCGTCGTGGAGTTCCACACCCCCCAGTGGCCGGCCGGCGCCCCCGCCCTCGCCGACCGTCTGATCCTCGACCTCGACCCCGGCCCGCCCGCCACCGTCGTCGAATGCTGCGCCGCCGCCCTCTGGCTCCGGGACCGCCTCGCCGCCGACGGCCTCCACGCCTGCCCCAAGACCTCCGGGTCGAAGGGCCTCCACCTGGCCGTACCCCTCGAACCGACCCCCTCCGAGCACGTGTCGGCGTACGCGAAGACCCTCGCCCAGGAGGCCGAACGCGCCCTTCCCGACCTCGTCGTCCACCGGATGGCCAAGGCGCTGCGCCCCGGCAAGGTCTTCGTCGACCACAGCCAGAACGCCGCCGCCAAGACCACGGCGGCCCCGTACACGCTGCGCGCCCGCGCCCTGCCCACCGTCTCCGCCCCCGTCTCCTGGGCCGAGATCGAGGCCTGCCTGAACCCCTCCGACCTGGTCTTCCTCGCCGACGACATCACACCCCGGCTGGCCCGCGACGGCGATCTCCTCGCCCCCCTCCTCGACCCCGGACTGGCCGGGCGGATCCCGTGA
- a CDS encoding ATP-dependent DNA ligase → MTVALAAPVRTLPRAPGLAYEPKFDGHRLVVLRTVEGVTLQARSGRIVTAAFPDLAAAAHHLPAGTVLDGEVVVWHAGRTEFALVQRRAAAATAARAAVLAQSLPASYAAFDVLELAGLDVRARPYERRRALLVDLLLPLGPPLQPVPMTTDPELAETWYETLPASGIEGLVVKRLDEAYPVGRRAWRKFRHTNVRDAAVVGWTGTAQRPRALVLVLPVGDETPLVSSPLTAALRTELAAALAARAPAATAGGATVTAIGLGEVPFHPLDPPLTAEVRHTSTRHPPPEVLRLRADL, encoded by the coding sequence ATCACCGTCGCGCTCGCCGCGCCCGTACGGACCCTGCCGCGCGCGCCCGGTCTCGCGTACGAGCCGAAGTTCGACGGCCACCGCCTCGTCGTCCTGCGCACCGTGGAGGGGGTGACCCTGCAGGCCCGGTCCGGCCGCATCGTCACCGCCGCCTTCCCCGACCTGGCCGCGGCCGCGCACCACCTTCCCGCCGGGACCGTCCTCGACGGGGAGGTGGTGGTCTGGCACGCCGGCCGCACCGAATTCGCCCTCGTGCAGCGCCGGGCGGCGGCCGCCACGGCCGCGCGGGCCGCCGTACTGGCACAGAGCCTGCCGGCCTCGTACGCCGCCTTCGACGTCCTGGAGCTCGCCGGGCTGGACGTGCGCGCCCGGCCGTACGAACGCCGGCGCGCGCTCCTCGTCGACCTGCTGCTGCCCCTGGGCCCGCCGCTCCAGCCGGTGCCGATGACGACCGACCCGGAGCTGGCGGAGACCTGGTACGAGACGCTGCCCGCCAGCGGCATCGAGGGCCTGGTCGTCAAACGGCTGGACGAGGCCTACCCGGTCGGGCGCCGGGCCTGGCGCAAGTTCCGCCACACCAACGTCCGCGACGCGGCGGTGGTCGGCTGGACGGGAACCGCGCAACGGCCCCGGGCCCTCGTGCTGGTCCTGCCGGTCGGCGACGAGACTCCGCTGGTCTCCAGCCCCCTGACGGCGGCGCTACGGACCGAGCTGGCGGCGGCACTGGCCGCCCGGGCCCCGGCGGCCACGGCCGGGGGAGCCACGGTCACGGCGATCGGACTCGGCGAGGTCCCCTTCCACCCCCTGGACCCGCCCCTGACCGCGGAGGTCCGCCACACCTCGACCCGCCACCCGCCGCCGGAGGTACTGCGCCTGCGCGCCGACCTGTGA
- a CDS encoding DUF6479 family protein, translating to MDTTLTFLALDRTLTNIAWFLVVGLIVVGFLLGGFMLGKRVRAQEPAPPTPESQPHLPDGGAVYEVSEEREYVEFPESGLRPHEMQGYGNFGSRTHSHQDDARAERESGYEHPNPRPRKEPPTVPPLGGVKPA from the coding sequence ATGGACACGACTCTGACCTTCCTCGCGTTGGACAGAACACTGACCAACATCGCGTGGTTCCTGGTCGTCGGGCTCATCGTGGTCGGCTTCCTGCTCGGCGGTTTCATGCTGGGCAAGCGGGTCCGGGCACAGGAACCCGCACCGCCCACTCCCGAGAGCCAGCCGCACCTGCCCGACGGCGGTGCGGTGTACGAGGTCTCCGAGGAGCGGGAGTACGTCGAATTCCCCGAGAGCGGACTGCGCCCGCACGAGATGCAGGGGTACGGGAACTTCGGCTCCCGGACCCACAGCCATCAGGACGACGCGCGGGCCGAACGGGAATCCGGGTACGAGCACCCCAATCCACGGCCACGGAAGGAGCCCCCGACCGTGCCGCCGCTGGGCGGCGTGAAGCCTGCCTGA
- a CDS encoding XdhC family protein, whose product MTEQGFGPRDPAGAVLVDARGECVGALYRGVFDAELVAEAAAFGAGETARVCEVSVGGGEAVAAKLTCGGQAEVLLQPLGAIPAAWWELLGQGVGVALVTQLSERADRAVSVVVRGADQPSTDAERRAGELLRSRRPGRDALYGGSGLVLVEAYPSAPYVIIGGTGELAEVIEAQARLLGWEVSTVVSAGEAEKVLGERRDAACLAMLSHDPDFDVPTLRTALALGIPYVGALGSRKTTARRSEGLLAAGVSEALLSTVHGPIGLDLGSQTPAETALAICAEILAVLGGREVRGVRDADGPLKG is encoded by the coding sequence GTGACCGAGCAGGGGTTCGGGCCGCGGGATCCGGCCGGGGCCGTGCTCGTGGATGCGCGCGGGGAGTGCGTCGGGGCGCTGTACCGGGGGGTGTTCGACGCCGAGCTCGTGGCGGAGGCCGCGGCCTTCGGGGCCGGGGAGACCGCGCGGGTGTGCGAGGTGTCCGTGGGGGGCGGCGAGGCCGTCGCGGCGAAGCTGACGTGTGGCGGGCAGGCCGAGGTGCTGCTGCAGCCGCTCGGTGCGATTCCCGCTGCGTGGTGGGAGCTGCTCGGGCAGGGGGTCGGGGTCGCGCTCGTGACCCAGCTGAGCGAGCGGGCGGACCGGGCCGTCAGTGTGGTCGTGCGCGGGGCGGACCAGCCGTCCACCGATGCCGAGCGCCGGGCCGGGGAGCTGCTGAGGAGCCGGCGCCCGGGTCGGGACGCGCTGTACGGGGGCTCCGGGCTGGTGCTCGTGGAGGCGTACCCGTCGGCGCCGTACGTGATCATCGGCGGGACCGGGGAGCTCGCCGAGGTCATCGAGGCGCAGGCCCGGCTGCTCGGGTGGGAGGTCAGCACCGTGGTTTCGGCCGGTGAGGCCGAGAAGGTGCTCGGCGAGCGGAGGGACGCCGCCTGTCTCGCCATGCTCAGTCATGACCCGGACTTCGACGTGCCGACGCTACGGACGGCGCTCGCGCTCGGGATTCCCTACGTCGGTGCGCTCGGGTCCCGCAAGACGACCGCGCGGCGCAGCGAGGGGCTGCTCGCGGCCGGGGTGAGTGAGGCACTCCTGAGTACCGTGCACGGGCCGATCGGGCTCGATCTCGGCAGCCAGACGCCGGCGGAGACGGCGCTGGCGATCTGCGCCGAGATCCTGGCGGTGCTCGGGGGCAGGGAGGTCCGCGGGGTGCGCGACGCGGACGGGCCGCTCAAGGGCTGA
- a CDS encoding helicase-associated domain-containing protein, producing MNSRTSLDKWLKELPEHQLTALLEERDLPLAADHTRMTTFRELAEHLLTDESVARGLTAGTAGEMELLASVAALALRHHGPVAEQAAPRSQYGWRPAPVAVRVEPSERLVPEKDVLAWFTQGAARRRAADALARLRERGLLLPAPKGQLAVPPLLHVRAAGFDGYGRPAELLLTAAYNAPEVKRIAAVLFGESAAHTRPEAQARITTLLADPVQVRDLVSRAPSRARELLDDLVLGPPLLHTRCFATQYGSYAGPSAKYTFREGGSGDEGTDWLAARALLLPAGPDLVELPYEVSRALRDGEGAPCPRLEPEPLTRTVPLPRGWDGQGGAAAGAAAWRAELVLRALAAQPVAVRKAGGIAVRDTRRLAKSAGASEADTRLWLDLAVNAGLAAPQADEPAPARRGRQAAPRPAARLLPSDRYDPWAAAAPAGKLLPLIAAWAVVPEVLTHWPDDGESPVALISPQDGYAVPLRRGALRALAALANGQGLDQTAESYAELLERAAWYQPLLSSLLAHDATGRLLGDDDISGRLRSTLEEAELLGLAAHGALTPAGRAVSALLEAGAGHHYPAVPGAGTDPAALGTDGLGEDLTARPTLARAVADLRAALYESLPAPSTTARFQADLTATVTGAPAPDLAELLSAVGDIESEGHAVVWRITAASLRRAMDAGWSADELLDRLTGVSEREAPLPQPLTYTIKDTARTHGQLRVVRSACCIRSDDTALIAEVAQARGLATLGLRRIAPTVLISTAAPEETLAALRTAGYAPTQEAATGTTVLDRAPTERARSSLRTLDEAHGHPGEGTRGSPSSARALAAQLLCRT from the coding sequence GTGAACTCGCGTACGTCCCTGGACAAGTGGCTCAAGGAGCTTCCGGAACACCAGCTGACCGCCCTGCTCGAGGAACGGGATCTCCCCCTCGCCGCCGACCACACCCGCATGACGACTTTCCGCGAACTGGCCGAGCACCTGCTCACGGACGAGTCGGTGGCGCGCGGTCTCACGGCGGGGACCGCGGGGGAGATGGAGCTGCTGGCGTCGGTCGCGGCACTGGCCCTGCGACACCACGGTCCGGTCGCGGAGCAGGCCGCGCCCCGGTCCCAGTACGGGTGGCGCCCCGCGCCGGTCGCCGTACGGGTGGAGCCGTCCGAACGGCTGGTGCCCGAGAAGGATGTGCTGGCCTGGTTCACGCAAGGCGCCGCGCGACGGCGGGCGGCGGACGCCCTCGCCCGCCTACGGGAACGCGGGCTGCTGCTGCCGGCCCCCAAGGGCCAGTTGGCGGTACCGCCCCTGCTGCACGTCCGGGCGGCCGGGTTCGACGGCTACGGCAGGCCGGCGGAGCTGTTGCTGACCGCCGCCTACAACGCGCCCGAGGTCAAACGGATCGCCGCCGTGCTGTTCGGCGAGAGCGCGGCACACACCCGCCCCGAGGCCCAGGCCCGCATCACGACTCTGCTGGCCGATCCGGTCCAGGTACGTGACCTGGTGTCCCGGGCGCCGTCCCGGGCCCGAGAACTGCTGGACGACCTGGTCCTCGGGCCACCCCTGCTGCACACCCGCTGCTTCGCCACCCAGTACGGCTCGTACGCGGGACCCAGCGCCAAGTACACCTTCCGGGAGGGCGGCAGCGGCGACGAGGGAACCGACTGGCTCGCCGCACGCGCCCTGCTCCTTCCCGCCGGACCGGACCTGGTGGAACTCCCGTACGAGGTGTCCCGCGCCCTGCGCGACGGCGAGGGCGCGCCCTGTCCCCGCCTGGAGCCGGAACCGCTCACCCGCACCGTCCCGCTGCCGCGCGGCTGGGACGGCCAGGGAGGCGCCGCGGCCGGAGCGGCCGCCTGGCGCGCGGAGCTGGTCCTACGGGCGCTGGCCGCGCAGCCGGTCGCCGTGCGCAAGGCGGGCGGTATCGCCGTACGGGACACCCGGCGCCTGGCCAAGTCGGCCGGTGCGAGCGAGGCGGACACCCGCCTGTGGCTCGACCTCGCCGTCAACGCCGGCCTGGCCGCCCCGCAGGCCGACGAGCCCGCCCCCGCGCGCCGCGGGCGGCAGGCGGCACCCAGGCCCGCGGCCCGGCTCCTGCCCAGCGACCGCTACGACCCGTGGGCGGCGGCCGCGCCTGCCGGGAAGCTGTTGCCGCTGATCGCGGCCTGGGCGGTGGTGCCCGAGGTGCTCACCCACTGGCCGGACGACGGCGAGTCTCCGGTGGCGCTGATCAGCCCCCAGGACGGGTACGCCGTCCCGCTGCGCCGGGGAGCACTGCGCGCGCTCGCCGCACTGGCGAACGGCCAGGGCCTGGACCAGACGGCGGAGTCGTACGCCGAGCTGCTGGAACGGGCTGCCTGGTACCAGCCGTTGCTGAGCTCCTTGCTCGCGCACGACGCGACAGGACGGTTGCTGGGCGACGACGACATCTCGGGGCGCCTCCGGTCGACCCTGGAGGAGGCCGAGCTGCTGGGCCTGGCAGCACACGGAGCCCTCACCCCGGCCGGGCGTGCGGTCAGCGCACTGCTGGAGGCGGGCGCGGGCCACCACTACCCCGCCGTGCCGGGCGCGGGTACGGACCCGGCAGCCCTCGGAACGGACGGCCTGGGCGAGGACCTGACCGCACGGCCCACACTCGCCCGGGCGGTGGCCGACCTCCGCGCCGCCCTGTACGAATCACTCCCCGCGCCCAGTACCACCGCACGCTTCCAGGCGGACCTGACGGCCACGGTCACCGGCGCCCCGGCCCCGGACCTCGCCGAACTCCTCTCAGCCGTCGGCGACATCGAGTCGGAGGGCCACGCGGTCGTCTGGCGGATCACCGCGGCTTCCCTGCGCCGGGCGATGGACGCGGGCTGGAGCGCCGACGAGCTCCTGGACCGGCTGACGGGGGTGAGCGAACGCGAAGCCCCGCTGCCGCAGCCCCTCACCTACACGATCAAGGACACCGCCCGTACGCACGGGCAGCTGCGCGTCGTCCGCTCGGCGTGCTGCATCCGCTCCGACGACACCGCCCTGATCGCCGAGGTCGCCCAGGCCCGGGGCCTCGCCACACTGGGCCTGCGCCGCATCGCACCCACGGTCCTGATCTCCACGGCCGCGCCGGAGGAGACCCTGGCGGCCCTGCGCACGGCCGGCTACGCCCCGACCCAGGAGGCCGCCACCGGTACCACGGTCCTGGACCGCGCCCCCACCGAACGGGCCCGCAGCTCCCTGCGCACCCTGGACGAGGCCCACGGGCACCCCGGCGAGGGGACGCGCGGATCCCCTTCCAGCGCCCGCGCTCTGGCCGCCCAGCTCCTGTGCCGGACCTGA
- a CDS encoding response regulator, with protein MEVAKTRTRGPESTYSRVVSGASGRVLVVDDNKVIRQLIKVNLELEGFEVVTANDGAECLAVVHHVRPDVITLDVVMPRLDGFGAAAQLRADPRTRDLPVAIVSACTQNEVEAGIAAGVDAFLAKPFEPAELVRVVRRLIERRDRRERKGAPAGRGRG; from the coding sequence GTGGAAGTGGCAAAAACCCGGACGCGGGGGCCTGAGTCGACCTACTCTCGAGTTGTGTCAGGCGCCTCGGGCCGGGTGCTTGTTGTCGACGACAACAAGGTCATCCGGCAGCTGATCAAGGTCAATCTCGAGCTGGAGGGCTTCGAGGTCGTGACCGCGAACGATGGTGCCGAGTGCCTGGCCGTCGTTCATCACGTGCGGCCTGATGTGATCACCCTTGATGTGGTCATGCCCCGTCTGGACGGCTTCGGGGCGGCCGCGCAGTTGCGGGCCGATCCCCGGACGCGGGACCTGCCCGTGGCGATCGTGAGTGCCTGTACGCAGAACGAGGTCGAGGCCGGGATCGCCGCCGGGGTGGACGCGTTCCTCGCCAAGCCCTTCGAGCCCGCCGAGCTGGTGCGGGTCGTGCGCCGGCTGATTGAACGCCGGGACCGGAGGGAGCGGAAAGGCGCTCCCGCCGGGAGGGGGAGAGGGTGA
- the nrtL gene encoding ArgS-related anticodon-binding protein NrtL, which yields MTPADLSRSVVRAVRRAVEDGELPAGAVVPERVVVERTRPGGVGDYASPVAFGVAKGAGVAPRGVAEVLAPRLADLSGIERVEVTGAGFLNFVLAASPVGELVRTVRERGARYGFTSDGVFDAPDLPDTPLAPGSALREGVVSRAVLRIERSQGRVGEPGRPLAVAPVAKRDGDVLAAHGPDAAAWAALAAPAQETPVFPGWLLVQDESSEFFRVRYAHARARALTRNAGQLGFRGDPGEGDPADSSDSADPADLRADALLGALADYPLVLEAAAHHRAPERLVRHLVVLADALLDFQYAVLPKGDEKPSAAHRARLALAEAAGTVLAGGLALLGIDAPDHL from the coding sequence GTGACCCCCGCTGACCTCTCCCGTTCCGTCGTGCGCGCCGTGCGCCGCGCCGTCGAGGACGGGGAGCTGCCCGCGGGCGCGGTCGTGCCCGAGCGGGTCGTCGTCGAGCGGACCCGGCCCGGGGGAGTGGGGGACTACGCCTCGCCCGTCGCGTTCGGGGTGGCGAAGGGGGCCGGAGTCGCGCCTCGGGGCGTGGCCGAGGTGTTGGCCCCGCGGCTGGCGGACCTTTCCGGGATCGAGCGCGTGGAGGTCACCGGCGCCGGGTTCCTGAACTTCGTACTCGCCGCGAGTCCCGTCGGGGAGTTGGTACGGACTGTGCGCGAGCGCGGGGCGCGGTACGGGTTCACCTCCGACGGCGTCTTCGATGCCCCGGACCTCCCCGACACCCCCCTCGCCCCCGGCTCCGCCCTGCGCGAGGGCGTCGTGAGCCGTGCCGTCCTGCGGATCGAGCGGAGTCAGGGCCGGGTGGGGGAGCCGGGCCGGCCCCTCGCCGTCGCCCCGGTCGCCAAGCGGGACGGGGACGTGCTCGCCGCCCACGGTCCCGACGCCGCCGCCTGGGCGGCGCTCGCCGCTCCCGCTCAGGAGACTCCTGTGTTTCCTGGGTGGCTGTTGGTGCAGGACGAGTCCAGTGAGTTCTTCCGGGTGCGGTACGCCCACGCCCGGGCCCGGGCCCTGACCCGTAACGCCGGGCAGCTCGGCTTCCGCGGCGACCCCGGTGAGGGTGACCCCGCCGACTCCAGTGATTCCGCCGACCCCGCCGACCTGCGCGCCGATGCCCTCCTCGGCGCCCTCGCCGACTACCCCCTCGTGCTCGAGGCCGCCGCGCACCACCGCGCGCCCGAGCGGCTCGTGCGGCATCTCGTCGTGCTGGCCGACGCCCTGCTCGACTTCCAGTACGCCGTCCTGCCCAAGGGGGACGAGAAACCCTCGGCCGCCCACCGCGCCCGGCTGGCCCTTGCCGAAGCCGCTGGGACGGTGCTGGCCGGCGGCCTGGCCCTGCTCGGCATAGACGCGCCCGACCACCTGTGA